The Planococcus liqunii genome includes a region encoding these proteins:
- a CDS encoding alpha/beta hydrolase: protein MMEHIFKKGSNPEKPVLLLLHGTGGNEQSLLSLAPMVDAEASVLSIRGNVLEHGMPRFFRRLSEGVFDEEDLVFRTNELNRFLDEASAKYEFSRNHIVAIGYSNGANIAASLLYHFSDALNGAILHHPMVPRRGIELQDLAGKQVFIAAGTNDPITPVKEAEELHASLESANASVEVHWENNGHQLTGSEVEAARQWYQRKYGQTVE from the coding sequence ATGATGGAACATATTTTTAAAAAAGGATCCAATCCGGAAAAACCGGTTCTTCTGTTGCTGCACGGAACAGGCGGGAATGAGCAGTCGCTCCTGTCATTGGCGCCGATGGTTGATGCCGAAGCTTCGGTACTCAGTATAAGAGGAAATGTCTTGGAACACGGCATGCCCCGGTTCTTCAGACGGTTGAGCGAAGGCGTATTTGACGAAGAGGATCTGGTTTTCCGTACGAACGAATTAAACCGCTTTTTGGATGAGGCTTCGGCGAAATACGAGTTTAGCCGGAACCACATCGTTGCGATCGGCTATTCGAACGGGGCAAATATTGCTGCAAGTTTGCTCTATCACTTTAGCGATGCCTTGAACGGTGCAATCCTTCATCACCCGATGGTGCCAAGACGCGGAATCGAGTTGCAGGACCTTGCCGGAAAGCAGGTCTTTATCGCTGCTGGAACCAACGACCCGATTACACCTGTAAAGGAAGCAGAAGAGTTGCATGCCTCGCTAGAATCGGCGAACGCATCTGTCGAAGTCCACTGGGAAAACAACGGCCACCAGTTGACCGGAAGTGAAGTGGAAGCGGCGAGACAGTGGTATCAGCGAAAATACGGACAAACAGTCGAATGA
- a CDS encoding flavin reductase family protein, giving the protein MTAIDPKQNTERENYKLLIGSIIPRPIAFVTTQSEAGIVNGAPFSYFNIVSSNPPMVSLAIQRPEGELKDTARNIYGNGEFVVHIVDRENVAKINETAASLPPSESEVESANLTLIPSAAISVPGINESKVRMECRLVQAIPLGGDGPGSDLFIGEVICFHVNEAIYENGRIDPRGLDAVSRLAGANYAAIGEIFSIERPK; this is encoded by the coding sequence ATGACGGCAATTGATCCAAAACAAAATACAGAACGCGAAAACTACAAGCTATTGATCGGTTCGATTATCCCGCGTCCAATTGCATTTGTTACCACCCAGTCTGAGGCGGGGATCGTCAACGGTGCGCCGTTCAGTTATTTCAATATCGTCTCGTCGAACCCGCCGATGGTGTCGCTGGCGATTCAGCGGCCAGAGGGTGAACTGAAAGACACGGCGCGGAATATTTATGGCAACGGCGAATTCGTGGTGCATATCGTGGATAGAGAGAATGTGGCGAAGATCAATGAAACCGCTGCTTCCTTGCCGCCATCGGAAAGTGAAGTGGAGTCGGCAAATCTGACGTTGATTCCGAGTGCAGCGATTTCGGTTCCGGGCATCAACGAATCGAAGGTGCGTATGGAATGCCGGTTGGTACAGGCGATTCCGCTAGGCGGAGATGGGCCAGGCAGTGACTTGTTCATCGGAGAAGTAATCTGTTTCCATGTGAATGAAGCGATTTATGAAAACGGGCGCATCGACCCGAGAGGATTGGATGCCGTCAGCCGGTTGGCAGGCGCCAATTACGCCGCCATCGGAGAGATCTTTTCAATTGAGAGACCAAAATAA
- a CDS encoding NADPH-dependent FMN reductase, translating into MSLFSKLFGTQQTTQNEEETTMTKLNIGIVLGSTREGRLSPQVGNWVKELADKRGDANYTIIDIADYKLPLLGEAGTDASGAAAWSEAIAAQDGFVFIAQEYNHSITGSLKNALDYLRAEWNDKAAGIVSYGSVGGARAAEHLRGILGELSVADVRVHPALSLFTDFENGAELKAAPVQEASVNQMLDQVIPWATALKSVRLKTVNA; encoded by the coding sequence ATGAGTTTATTCTCAAAATTATTTGGTACACAACAAACAACCCAAAATGAGGAGGAAACAACAATGACAAAATTAAACATCGGTATCGTATTAGGATCAACACGTGAAGGGCGCTTAAGCCCGCAAGTAGGAAACTGGGTAAAAGAATTGGCAGACAAACGCGGCGATGCCAATTACACCATCATCGACATCGCAGATTACAAATTGCCATTGCTTGGCGAAGCTGGTACAGACGCATCTGGAGCAGCGGCATGGTCTGAAGCGATTGCTGCACAAGACGGCTTTGTCTTCATCGCACAAGAATACAACCACTCCATCACAGGGTCTTTGAAAAACGCACTCGATTACCTTCGCGCAGAATGGAATGACAAAGCAGCTGGAATCGTATCTTACGGTTCAGTCGGCGGCGCGCGTGCTGCGGAGCACTTGCGCGGAATCCTGGGCGAATTGTCAGTGGCAGATGTCCGAGTCCATCCGGCTTTGTCTCTGTTCACCGACTTTGAAAATGGTGCAGAACTAAAAGCGGCCCCGGTTCAGGAAGCTTCTGTTAACCAAATGCTTGACCAAGTGATTCCATGGGCAACGGCTCTTAAGTCAGTCCGCCTTAAAACAGTAAACGCATAA
- a CDS encoding MarR family winged helix-turn-helix transcriptional regulator — translation MEFSNLNLKAVTVLVRAADALHEAIKNDVAQYGLNPTEFSVLELLYHQGKQPIQLVGKKVLIASSSITYVIDKLETKNYVKRQACPEDRRVTYAELTTEGQGLIAEIFPKHEKTIDKLFHGMDPLETQTMIAAIKKIGFQAQHA, via the coding sequence TTGGAATTTTCCAATCTCAATTTAAAAGCTGTAACAGTCCTGGTTCGTGCGGCAGACGCGCTTCACGAAGCCATCAAAAACGACGTCGCCCAATACGGATTGAATCCAACGGAGTTTTCGGTACTGGAATTGCTTTATCACCAAGGGAAGCAGCCCATTCAGCTGGTCGGCAAAAAAGTGTTGATTGCGAGCAGCAGCATCACGTACGTCATTGATAAGCTGGAAACAAAGAATTACGTTAAGCGGCAAGCTTGCCCAGAGGACCGGCGCGTCACCTATGCAGAACTAACAACTGAAGGCCAAGGCTTAATAGCAGAGATTTTCCCAAAGCATGAAAAAACGATCGACAAATTGTTTCATGGCATGGATCCACTTGAAACGCAAACGATGATTGCAGCAATTAAGAAAATCGGTTTTCAAGCACAGCACGCTTAA
- a CDS encoding NADPH-dependent FMN reductase yields MTKIGIITGSTRPGRNSPQVAEWVKGIADKRGDADYEIVDLAEFNLPMYAEPISAAYSQDYQTPEAIPWSKKIAELDGYVFICPEYNRGVTSALKNAIDYLYIEWNNKAAGIVSYGSAGGVRAAESLRIIMAELQVATVRAHPSMSLFTDFEKMSTFTPAAIHEKSVNMMLDQVNAWTNALQPLRNK; encoded by the coding sequence ATGACGAAAATTGGCATCATTACAGGAAGCACGCGTCCAGGGCGCAACAGCCCGCAAGTTGCGGAATGGGTCAAAGGCATTGCGGACAAACGCGGAGACGCCGACTACGAAATTGTCGACTTGGCGGAGTTCAACCTGCCGATGTACGCAGAACCGATTTCTGCGGCATACAGCCAGGATTACCAGACACCGGAAGCGATTCCCTGGTCAAAGAAAATAGCAGAACTGGACGGCTACGTCTTTATCTGTCCGGAATACAACCGCGGCGTGACATCGGCATTAAAGAACGCCATTGATTATTTGTATATTGAATGGAACAACAAAGCGGCGGGCATTGTCAGCTATGGTTCGGCAGGCGGCGTCCGGGCAGCGGAATCGCTGCGGATCATCATGGCCGAACTGCAAGTCGCCACTGTACGGGCACATCCGTCGATGTCGCTGTTTACCGATTTTGAGAAAATGAGTACGTTCACGCCTGCAGCCATCCATGAAAAGTCGGTCAATATGATGCTCGACCAAGTCAACGCCTGGACGAATGCCTTGCAGCCACTGCGCAATAAATAA
- a CDS encoding protein-tyrosine phosphatase family protein, which yields MDKAYQELVEGRIFIGGAADAQKAFDTEQIDVVVDLRSEAGAGDYGYQRIHSPIINETDQQQDESVKEAIDQVVGAYNDGKKIYFHCASGSNRAGTVAIGTLLALGKADSIQDAEAQAKSVRPIISVNPHLKESLHRLFPEA from the coding sequence ATGGACAAAGCCTATCAGGAATTGGTGGAAGGCCGCATTTTCATTGGCGGCGCAGCAGATGCCCAAAAAGCATTTGATACAGAACAAATCGATGTGGTCGTTGACTTGCGTTCAGAAGCGGGAGCAGGGGACTACGGCTATCAGCGGATTCACAGCCCAATCATAAACGAAACTGACCAGCAGCAGGATGAATCGGTCAAAGAAGCAATTGATCAGGTTGTCGGCGCATACAACGACGGCAAGAAAATCTACTTCCACTGTGCCAGTGGCAGCAACCGGGCCGGGACTGTGGCCATTGGCACGTTGCTCGCCCTGGGTAAAGCCGACAGCATCCAGGATGCAGAAGCACAAGCCAAATCGGTGCGTCCGATTATCAGTGTGAATCCACACTTGAAGGAATCTTTGCATCGCCTGTTTCCGGAAGCCTAG
- the arsC gene encoding arsenate reductase (thioredoxin) — translation MTKKTLYFLCTGNSCRSQMAEGWGKEILGDEWQVLSAGIEAHGLNPKAVKAMDEVGIDISKHTSDIIDTDILNNADFVVTLCGDAADKCPMTPPHVKRDHWGFTDPAKAQGTEEEKWTVFQNVRDEIGERIRHFAETGK, via the coding sequence ATGACGAAAAAAACATTGTATTTCCTATGCACAGGCAACTCTTGCCGCAGCCAGATGGCAGAAGGCTGGGGAAAAGAAATTCTCGGAGACGAGTGGCAAGTATTGAGCGCAGGCATTGAAGCACACGGCTTGAATCCGAAAGCGGTGAAAGCGATGGACGAAGTAGGCATCGACATTTCCAAGCACACATCGGACATCATCGACACGGACATCCTAAACAATGCCGACTTTGTGGTGACGCTTTGCGGCGACGCAGCGGACAAGTGCCCGATGACGCCGCCCCATGTAAAACGCGACCACTGGGGATTTACAGATCCTGCGAAAGCCCAAGGAACGGAAGAAGAAAAGTGGACCGTATTCCAGAATGTCCGCGATGAAATCGGCGAACGAATCCGCCACTTTGCCGAGACCGGAAAGTAA
- a CDS encoding amino acid transporter yields MPEKKPFNDAVAHMQNIEGAPSSIEVKKLPRLLRYFGYFMAGFFGLSLLIILIGIFIQ; encoded by the coding sequence ATGCCGGAAAAAAAGCCATTTAATGACGCGGTCGCACATATGCAAAACATCGAAGGGGCTCCAAGTTCGATTGAAGTGAAGAAACTTCCACGCCTGTTGCGTTATTTCGGCTATTTCATGGCCGGATTTTTTGGGTTGTCTTTGCTGATTATCTTGATCGGCATATTCATTCAATAA
- a CDS encoding GNAT family N-acetyltransferase yields MVLIKFENSHEKVAMNLLSFMSSEQKLNVLHHTIQLYEENPNWHLYFWKLKENFVGAIGIELNEHTFNVHHASVHPDFRNEGIGHIMVEHVQRLHEPLAMSATPETKDFLAKCWEHQFSG; encoded by the coding sequence ATGGTACTTATCAAGTTCGAAAATTCTCATGAAAAAGTTGCCATGAATTTGTTATCTTTCATGTCCAGCGAGCAAAAATTAAATGTCCTCCATCACACCATCCAATTATATGAAGAAAATCCGAATTGGCACCTGTACTTTTGGAAACTGAAGGAAAATTTTGTCGGTGCCATTGGCATTGAATTAAATGAACATACATTCAACGTTCATCATGCCAGCGTTCATCCTGATTTCCGGAATGAGGGCATTGGCCATATTATGGTCGAACATGTCCAGCGTCTCCATGAGCCTTTGGCGATGAGTGCTACTCCCGAAACGAAAGATTTCCTTGCAAAATGCTGGGAGCACCAATTTTCAGGGTAA
- a CDS encoding DedA family protein, whose product METIILQLMEVFKGLSYFGIMLALTFEFMPAELVLPLAGYWVYEGDLILYGAILAGSIGGVLGPLTLYALGRYGGRPMVLKYGKYFLVTEEHINKSDRFFEKYGGGVAFFGRFLPGVRTAVSIPCGMAKMNVWKFIFFTYIAMLPITTVYVYLGFKLGPQWTQAGEIFSQYANLLLVPIIAIIVLMIVKKRKRVKSI is encoded by the coding sequence TTGGAAACGATCATTCTGCAATTAATGGAAGTGTTTAAGGGGCTCTCCTACTTCGGGATTATGCTTGCTTTGACATTTGAATTTATGCCGGCGGAGCTGGTCCTGCCTTTAGCAGGCTATTGGGTCTACGAAGGCGATTTAATTTTATACGGCGCAATTCTGGCTGGCTCAATCGGTGGCGTACTTGGCCCATTAACGCTGTATGCACTTGGCCGATACGGCGGACGGCCGATGGTGCTGAAATACGGCAAATACTTCTTGGTCACCGAAGAACATATCAATAAGTCTGACCGCTTTTTCGAAAAATACGGCGGCGGCGTCGCTTTCTTCGGCCGCTTTTTGCCGGGCGTCCGTACAGCAGTCTCCATTCCATGCGGCATGGCAAAAATGAATGTCTGGAAATTCATCTTTTTTACATACATCGCGATGCTTCCGATTACAACCGTTTATGTCTATTTAGGATTCAAACTTGGGCCTCAGTGGACGCAAGCTGGAGAGATTTTCAGCCAGTACGCCAACCTTCTGTTGGTGCCAATCATAGCCATCATTGTCTTGATGATTGTGAAAAAGAGGAAAAGAGTCAAATCCATTTAA
- a CDS encoding helix-turn-helix domain-containing protein: MQNKSVSLGMLLKNALTAHSYSLRYFAELTSIDKATISRIINGKRKPTLKQLKIFSSTLKVPLNELIESIDHNEESKPIEVGNSEPEKLPASPSIDEIELLEQVIHLHDQSITVAKVQEEWERCQEYAGTNEGNGMIKEGFEAKVNHFGNTGTYIDQLKSWHLKLLKSQGTKRELAIIGGALLYFVLPLDLLHDYVFAVGYLDDCMAIQLASNRLENNA; encoded by the coding sequence GTGCAAAACAAATCTGTAAGTTTGGGAATGCTATTAAAAAACGCATTAACTGCCCATTCTTATTCACTTCGGTATTTCGCAGAACTTACGTCGATAGATAAGGCGACCATTTCGCGAATCATAAACGGCAAAAGAAAACCGACGCTAAAACAACTAAAAATATTTTCTTCTACTCTTAAAGTTCCTTTAAATGAATTGATTGAATCGATAGACCATAACGAAGAAAGCAAACCAATTGAAGTTGGGAATTCAGAGCCAGAAAAGCTTCCAGCCTCTCCATCTATAGACGAAATTGAACTATTAGAGCAAGTGATCCATTTGCATGACCAGTCTATTACAGTTGCAAAAGTGCAGGAAGAATGGGAAAGGTGCCAGGAATATGCTGGCACTAACGAAGGAAATGGGATGATCAAAGAAGGATTTGAAGCGAAAGTAAATCATTTTGGAAATACCGGGACTTATATAGATCAACTGAAAAGCTGGCACCTAAAGCTTTTAAAATCACAAGGAACCAAACGGGAACTGGCCATCATAGGAGGCGCTCTGCTTTACTTTGTTTTGCCGCTTGACCTCCTGCACGACTATGTTTTTGCAGTCGGTTATTTGGATGACTGCATGGCCATTCAATTAGCCAGTAATAGGTTGGAAAATAACGCTTGA
- a CDS encoding LCP family protein, with product MGRSTKIKKRRSTIVLLTLLIMASLLLFLAFHLMHEALSDKEASQATPEKDLETTYSETNVPETGELNVLLIGTDRRSDEYGLSDALLLANYNFKNNRLKLVSFMRDTYVDIPGYGMQKINAAHSFGGPELIRETLYENFGIAADHYASVDFNGFPHLFDLIIPGGIEVDIPYEMSHGIGMTLEPGIQTLNGGQLLGYVRFRHDKNSDYGRVERQQEVLSALKTQGINFNSLLNLPEIIGAFGTYIDTDLDKLTLLNIGKSLVQGDAEEVKTMRIPVADAFTEERKNAGEVLVIDLEANQRALHEFLESESQSIDVRK from the coding sequence TTGGGTCGCTCCACAAAAATAAAAAAACGAAGGTCAACCATTGTCTTGCTAACCCTTCTTATTATGGCTTCCTTATTGCTCTTTTTGGCTTTTCATTTGATGCACGAGGCGCTATCCGATAAAGAAGCATCACAAGCTACTCCAGAGAAAGACTTGGAGACTACATACAGCGAAACTAATGTTCCGGAAACAGGCGAACTGAATGTACTTTTAATCGGCACAGATCGAAGAAGCGATGAATACGGTCTTTCAGATGCTTTGCTTCTGGCTAACTATAATTTCAAAAACAACCGGCTGAAACTGGTTTCTTTTATGCGCGATACATATGTTGACATTCCAGGATACGGGATGCAGAAAATTAATGCTGCCCATTCCTTCGGCGGTCCGGAGTTGATTCGTGAAACGCTTTATGAAAATTTTGGAATTGCAGCAGATCATTATGCCTCGGTGGACTTCAATGGCTTTCCACACCTTTTTGACTTGATAATTCCCGGCGGCATTGAAGTGGATATTCCCTATGAAATGTCCCACGGCATCGGGATGACGTTAGAACCTGGCATACAAACTTTAAATGGCGGCCAATTGCTGGGCTATGTGCGTTTCCGCCATGACAAAAACAGCGATTATGGCCGTGTGGAACGGCAGCAGGAAGTGCTTTCCGCACTTAAAACACAAGGCATCAATTTTAACAGCTTGCTGAATCTTCCCGAAATAATAGGAGCTTTCGGAACTTACATTGATACGGATCTAGACAAGCTTACTCTTTTAAATATCGGCAAGTCATTGGTCCAAGGAGATGCTGAGGAAGTTAAAACGATGCGGATTCCTGTTGCCGATGCATTTACAGAAGAACGGAAAAACGCGGGCGAAGTATTGGTCATCGATTTGGAGGCCAACCAAAGAGCTTTACATGAGTTTTTAGAGAGCGAATCGCAAAGTATTGATGTTCGAAAGTGA
- a CDS encoding NAD(P)-dependent alcohol dehydrogenase encodes MKASVHRKYGPPEVMELREVDRPLPKDDEVLVKVYATTATSGDCKVRRADPFAVRFFYGMKKPKAGILGSELSGEVEAIGKNVKQFKVGDFVFCGTGGNLGANAEYVCLQEKSAISLKPFNMTFEEAASVPFGATTSLFFLRDKGHIKPGQRVLIYGASGALGTYAVQLAKSFGTEVTAVCGPKNLDLVKLLGADFIVDYTTEDFTKNEKTYDLIFDTVGKTSFTKCKNSLKENGIFLAAVAGVPQFAKMLSSSLSRSKKLKGGVASMKKADLLFLKGLIEEGKIISVIDRSYPLDQVAAAHSYVETGHKHGSVVITMQH; translated from the coding sequence ATGAAAGCAAGCGTCCACCGAAAATACGGGCCGCCGGAAGTAATGGAGTTAAGAGAAGTGGATAGACCGTTGCCAAAAGATGACGAAGTACTGGTGAAAGTGTATGCAACAACGGCGACATCGGGAGACTGCAAAGTAAGGAGAGCGGATCCGTTTGCTGTCAGGTTCTTCTATGGCATGAAAAAACCGAAAGCCGGGATACTGGGTTCTGAATTATCCGGAGAAGTAGAAGCGATTGGGAAAAACGTCAAGCAATTCAAAGTCGGGGATTTCGTGTTTTGTGGGACCGGGGGTAATCTGGGTGCTAATGCCGAGTATGTCTGCCTGCAAGAGAAAAGTGCTATTAGCCTCAAACCTTTCAATATGACGTTTGAAGAAGCGGCTTCCGTTCCATTTGGAGCGACCACGTCTTTATTCTTTTTAAGAGATAAGGGGCATATCAAACCTGGCCAAAGGGTTCTGATATATGGTGCATCCGGGGCACTGGGCACTTATGCGGTCCAGCTTGCTAAATCGTTTGGCACGGAAGTAACCGCGGTCTGTGGTCCGAAAAATTTAGATCTCGTGAAATTACTGGGAGCGGACTTCATAGTCGATTACACGACAGAAGATTTTACAAAAAACGAAAAAACTTACGATTTAATTTTTGATACGGTTGGAAAAACCTCTTTTACCAAATGCAAGAATTCGTTGAAGGAAAACGGCATCTTCTTAGCAGCTGTTGCCGGGGTGCCGCAATTCGCCAAGATGTTGTCGAGCTCGTTAAGCCGCAGCAAAAAACTGAAAGGCGGAGTAGCATCGATGAAAAAAGCAGATCTGCTTTTTTTGAAAGGATTGATTGAAGAAGGGAAGATCATATCGGTCATCGACAGAAGTTATCCACTGGACCAAGTGGCGGCCGCTCATAGTTATGTTGAAACGGGCCATAAACATGGAAGCGTGGTTATCACAATGCAACATTAA
- a CDS encoding VOC family protein — translation MNIIVTSLFVEDQDKALAFYTETLGFEKKHDIPMGKFRWIALVSPENPEGTELLLEPNDHPASREYQQKIFAEGIPATMFGVSDIHAEYERLLDLGVQFSIEPTEMDTVTIAVFDDTCGNFIQIAQPK, via the coding sequence ATGAACATCATCGTTACCAGTTTGTTTGTAGAAGACCAGGACAAGGCATTGGCATTTTATACGGAAACGCTCGGCTTTGAAAAAAAGCACGACATTCCCATGGGGAAATTCAGATGGATTGCATTGGTGTCCCCTGAAAATCCGGAAGGTACGGAACTATTGCTTGAACCAAATGACCATCCGGCATCCCGGGAATACCAGCAGAAAATCTTTGCTGAAGGCATACCGGCCACTATGTTTGGCGTTTCGGATATTCACGCCGAATACGAGCGCTTACTGGATTTAGGGGTTCAATTTTCAATCGAGCCGACTGAAATGGACACGGTCACAATTGCAGTGTTTGACGATACATGCGGAAATTTCATTCAGATTGCGCAGCCGAAATAA
- a CDS encoding ArsR/SmtB family transcription factor: protein MKNDEAVFKALNDSTRRLILDEMAERHELTLYELSIRLISKHKLDMSRQAIAKHLALLDEADLVKSERKGKYRVLRYNSEPLKDLLSRWID, encoded by the coding sequence ATGAAAAATGACGAAGCAGTATTTAAAGCTCTTAATGATTCGACGCGGCGGCTGATCCTGGACGAAATGGCGGAGCGCCATGAACTGACTTTGTATGAATTGTCCATCCGCCTTATTTCAAAACACAAGCTTGATATGTCGCGACAAGCCATTGCCAAGCACCTTGCTTTATTGGATGAAGCGGACCTTGTGAAATCGGAAAGGAAGGGGAAGTACCGGGTTCTCCGGTATAATAGTGAACCGTTGAAGGATTTGCTGAGCAGGTGGATCGATTGA
- a CDS encoding class I SAM-dependent methyltransferase: MMAHHHNHAHGQHQHKGKVSYLDSPKRRAELPPEMLLSFIPINAEAAVLDFGAGTGYFSIPAAKRVKGPVYALDLDDSMLEMIQKKAQQENITNIVPIQGHTNKIPLVDASIDVVIASLVLHEIHPLAPTLTQLKNVLKEGGHLICVELEPKAGPGQHAPRITLAGMEQAITDAGLRITEKHFPAESLYVLIAQKS, from the coding sequence ATGATGGCACATCATCACAATCACGCTCATGGACAGCACCAGCACAAAGGGAAAGTATCCTACTTGGACAGCCCGAAAAGAAGAGCGGAGTTGCCTCCGGAAATGTTACTGAGCTTCATTCCAATAAATGCGGAGGCTGCTGTTTTGGATTTCGGGGCAGGGACCGGTTATTTTTCCATTCCTGCAGCCAAACGGGTGAAGGGACCGGTTTATGCGTTAGATCTGGATGACAGCATGCTCGAAATGATCCAGAAAAAAGCTCAGCAGGAAAACATCACAAATATTGTACCGATTCAAGGCCATACAAATAAAATTCCATTGGTTGACGCATCCATCGATGTTGTCATCGCTTCATTGGTACTTCACGAAATCCATCCCTTAGCGCCGACTTTAACGCAATTGAAGAACGTACTGAAAGAAGGCGGCCATTTGATTTGTGTGGAACTGGAACCTAAAGCCGGACCAGGTCAACACGCGCCCAGAATTACGTTGGCCGGCATGGAGCAAGCAATAACGGATGCAGGACTTCGGATTACGGAAAAACACTTTCCTGCTGAATCTTTGTATGTCTTGATTGCCCAAAAATCATAA
- a CDS encoding CPBP family intramembrane glutamic endopeptidase gives MTTETFDRNTNWHWRDLFSLLFLVLVFVPVFIEYSLFNALRELFQNELYAGTSIGLIMSFIFMAALFFFVLKPKNQSWAAVGVRPFSPGHWKLMAVWTFILILISVGLMMIMSFMGIGSANSKTDSLQTDMTVLHFIIAFVSAAVISPVYEEIFYRGFLYRFFQSRYGILSGMLLSSVIFTIVHIPTYNTLPVNFVSGLIFAWVYQKTGSVIPSIVIHGVFNGIAVILMAIA, from the coding sequence TTGACAACGGAAACATTTGACAGAAATACAAATTGGCACTGGCGGGATCTATTTAGCTTGCTGTTCCTGGTATTGGTGTTCGTCCCTGTTTTTATTGAATACAGCTTATTTAATGCATTGCGGGAACTTTTCCAAAACGAGCTTTATGCCGGCACATCCATCGGCTTGATCATGTCCTTTATTTTTATGGCAGCACTCTTCTTTTTCGTATTAAAACCCAAAAACCAGTCATGGGCAGCTGTCGGAGTCCGGCCCTTTTCGCCTGGACATTGGAAGCTCATGGCGGTGTGGACATTTATCTTAATCCTGATCAGTGTCGGATTGATGATGATCATGTCTTTTATGGGAATTGGTTCCGCCAACAGCAAGACCGACAGCCTCCAAACGGACATGACCGTTCTCCATTTCATTATCGCCTTTGTTTCCGCAGCCGTCATTTCGCCGGTATACGAGGAGATTTTTTACCGCGGCTTTCTTTACCGGTTCTTCCAAAGCCGTTACGGCATTTTGTCGGGTATGCTGCTCAGCTCAGTTATATTCACTATTGTCCACATTCCGACCTATAACACCTTGCCTGTCAATTTTGTATCCGGCCTCATTTTTGCGTGGGTCTACCAAAAAACGGGTTCTGTCATTCCAAGTATCGTTATCCATGGCGTTTTTAACGGTATCGCTGTAATCCTTATGGCAATAGCCTAG
- a CDS encoding MerR family transcriptional regulator, translated as MISKEQPTYLSTGELSKLLNISVRTIRYYDQIGLAEPSKKEVGGKRFYSKDDILNLQKILLLKSLNLSLEDSRRVLAEQSMKTILLAHKTLLKEEIERLHASLNHTQSLLNLLDLQDSLHWEDLISLVAGAEKEKEWRRYFSKEQQTTLKRQLPKLESDDAATKKWINLIKRIDLCLKKGNSPQSQEGQLISEDADLLSAETFSSPELAEAFWEVRKSAKASEELGLYPIAPEVLGFLESASKKEPI; from the coding sequence ATGATTTCGAAAGAACAACCGACCTATTTATCCACTGGAGAATTATCCAAGCTATTGAACATTTCTGTACGGACCATCCGCTATTACGATCAGATTGGGTTGGCCGAACCTTCCAAAAAAGAGGTAGGCGGAAAACGGTTTTATTCCAAAGATGATATCCTGAATCTGCAAAAAATCCTGTTGCTTAAATCGTTGAACCTGTCCCTGGAAGACAGCCGGCGTGTCCTTGCTGAGCAGTCCATGAAGACGATATTGCTGGCACATAAGACCCTCCTAAAAGAAGAGATTGAAAGGCTCCATGCCTCGCTGAACCATACACAATCGCTGTTAAATCTTTTGGACTTGCAAGACAGCCTGCACTGGGAGGATTTGATCTCACTGGTCGCCGGTGCTGAAAAGGAAAAAGAATGGCGCCGCTATTTTTCCAAAGAGCAGCAAACTACTTTAAAAAGACAACTGCCGAAACTGGAAAGTGATGACGCCGCGACGAAAAAGTGGATCAATTTGATCAAAAGGATTGACCTGTGCCTGAAGAAAGGAAATTCTCCTCAATCCCAAGAAGGGCAGCTAATTTCAGAAGACGCGGATCTTTTGTCTGCGGAAACTTTCAGCAGTCCTGAACTCGCGGAAGCTTTTTGGGAAGTCCGAAAATCAGCCAAGGCTTCCGAAGAGCTCGGACTGTATCCGATTGCCCCGGAAGTCCTTGGGTTTTTGGAAAGCGCAAGCAAAAAAGAGCCTATTTAA